One Theropithecus gelada isolate Dixy chromosome 20, Tgel_1.0, whole genome shotgun sequence DNA segment encodes these proteins:
- the ZNF174 gene encoding zinc finger protein 174 isoform X1 has protein sequence MAAKMEITLSSNTEASSKQERHIIAKLEEKRGPTLQKNCPDPELCRQSFRRFCYQEVSGPQEALSQLRQLCRQWLQPELHTKEQILELLVMEQFLTILPPEIQARVRHRCPMNSKEIVTLVEDFHRASKKPKQWVAVCMQGQKVLLEKTGSQLGEQELPDFQPQTPRRDLRESSPAEPSQAGAYDRLSPHHWEKSPLLQEPTPKLAGTEAPRMRSDNKENPQQEGAKGAKPCAVSAGRSKGNGLQSPEPRGTNMSEPRLSRRQVSPPNAQKPFAHYQRHCRVEYISSPLKSHPLRELKKSKGGKRSLSNRLQHLGHQPTRSAKKPYKCDDCGKSFTWNSELKRHKRVHTGERPYTCGECGNCFGRQSTLKLHQRIHTGEKPYQCGQCGKSFRQSSNLHQHHRLHHGD, from the exons ATGGCAGCTAAAATGGAGATAACTTTAAGCTCCAACACTGAAGCTTCCTCCAAGCAAGAGAGACACATAATAGCCAAACTAGAAGAGAAACGGGGGCCTACTCTGCAAAAAAACTGCCCCGATCCTGAGCTCTGCCGCCAGAGCTTCAGACGCTTTTGTTATCAAGAGGTGTCTGGACCCCAAGAGGCACTCTCCCAGCTCCGACAGCTCTGCCGTCAGTGGCTGCAACCCGAGCTGCACACCAAGGAGCAGATTTTGGAGCTTCTGGTGATGGAGCAGTTCCTGACCATCCTGCCCCCAGAGATCCAGGCTCGGGTCAGGCATCGATGTCCAATGAACAGCAAGGAGATTGTGACCCTCGTGGAAGATTTTCACAGAGCATCCAAGAAACCAAAGCAGTGG GTGGCCGTTTGTATGCAGGGGCAAAAGGTGCTCTTGGAGAAAACTGGATCTCAGCTTGGAGAACAGGAACTGCCAGACTTTCAACCGCAGACTCCTAGGAGAGATCTCAGGGAGAGCTCTCCAGCAGAACCTTCCCAGGCGGGAGCTTATGACCGGCTGAGCCCCCATCATTGGGAGAAATCCCCACTCCTCCAAGAACCAACCCCCAAATTGGCTGGGACAG AGGCCCCCAGAATGAGAAGTGACAACAAGGAAAATCCACAACAGGAAGGGGCTAAAGGAGCAAAGCCATGTGCAGTGTCAGCTGGCAGATCCAAAGGGAATGGTCTGCAGAGTCCTGAACCAAGAGGGACAAATATGAGTGAACCTCGGTTGTCACGGAGGCAGGTCAGCCCCCCAAATGCTCAAAAGCCATTTGCTCACTACCAGAGACATTGCAGGGTGGAATACATCAGCAGCCCCCTAAAAAGCCACCCACTGAGAGAGctgaagaaaagcaaaggaggTAAACGGAGCCTGAGCAACCGTTTGCAACATCTTGGTCACCAGCCCACCCGCTCAGCAAAGAAACCCTACAAATGCGATGACTGTGGGAAAAGCTTCACGTGGAATTCAGAGCTGAAGAGACACAAGAGAGTCCACACAGGAGAGAGACCCTACACGTGCGGAGAGTGTGGAAACTGCTTTGGGCGGCAGTCAACCCTGAAGCTGCACCAGAGgatccacactggagagaagccataCCAGTGTGGCCAGTGTGGGAAAAGCTTTCGCCAGAGCTCAAACCTTCACCAGCATCACAGGCTCCACCATGGGGACTGA
- the ZNF174 gene encoding zinc finger protein 174 isoform X2, translated as MAAKMEITLSSNTEASSKQERHIIAKLEEKRGPTLQKNCPDPELCRQSFRRFCYQEVSGPQEALSQLRQLCRQWLQPELHTKEQILELLVMEQFLTILPPEIQARVRHRCPMNSKEIVTLVEDFHRASKKPKQWVAVCMQGQKVLLEKTGSQLGEQELPDFQPQTPRRDLRESSPAEPSQAGAYDRLSPHHWEKSPLLQEPTPKLAGTELLIEKTDPNMATDELPCKLWLSFIA; from the exons ATGGCAGCTAAAATGGAGATAACTTTAAGCTCCAACACTGAAGCTTCCTCCAAGCAAGAGAGACACATAATAGCCAAACTAGAAGAGAAACGGGGGCCTACTCTGCAAAAAAACTGCCCCGATCCTGAGCTCTGCCGCCAGAGCTTCAGACGCTTTTGTTATCAAGAGGTGTCTGGACCCCAAGAGGCACTCTCCCAGCTCCGACAGCTCTGCCGTCAGTGGCTGCAACCCGAGCTGCACACCAAGGAGCAGATTTTGGAGCTTCTGGTGATGGAGCAGTTCCTGACCATCCTGCCCCCAGAGATCCAGGCTCGGGTCAGGCATCGATGTCCAATGAACAGCAAGGAGATTGTGACCCTCGTGGAAGATTTTCACAGAGCATCCAAGAAACCAAAGCAGTGG GTGGCCGTTTGTATGCAGGGGCAAAAGGTGCTCTTGGAGAAAACTGGATCTCAGCTTGGAGAACAGGAACTGCCAGACTTTCAACCGCAGACTCCTAGGAGAGATCTCAGGGAGAGCTCTCCAGCAGAACCTTCCCAGGCGGGAGCTTATGACCGGCTGAGCCCCCATCATTGGGAGAAATCCCCACTCCTCCAAGAACCAACCCCCAAATTGGCTGGGACAG AACTTCTTATAGAAAAGACAGATCCAAATATGGCCACAGATGAACTTCCATGCAAGCTATGGCTGAGTTTCATTGCTTAA